A region of Moorena producens PAL-8-15-08-1 DNA encodes the following proteins:
- a CDS encoding aldose epimerase, whose translation MFEILRSQDQYETYILTDHNAQSRLEVVPERGGIVTRWNIQGQEIFYLDAERFKDPNLSVRGGIPILFPICGNLVNDTYTYLGKDYTLKQHGFARNLPWQVSDSATNDMAVLTLTLKSNDQTRSVYPFDFEVTFTYRLKGNTLDIDQRYTNHSAEPMPFSTGFHPYFLTSDKTKLEFDIPASEYQEKQTQAVHPFTGSFDFSCDEIDVAFGQLSDKTASVTDPERGLAIALTYTDVFSTLVFWTVQGKDFYCLEPWSAPRNALNTGENLTHLAPGESSETSVRLTAKFF comes from the coding sequence GTGTTTGAGATCCTACGCAGTCAAGACCAATACGAAACTTACATTCTCACTGACCACAATGCCCAGTCTCGATTAGAAGTGGTTCCTGAACGGGGTGGCATTGTCACTCGGTGGAATATCCAAGGTCAGGAGATTTTTTATCTTGATGCGGAACGCTTTAAAGATCCCAATCTGAGTGTACGGGGTGGCATTCCCATCCTCTTCCCCATCTGTGGAAACTTAGTTAATGATACTTATACATACCTTGGCAAAGACTATACTCTCAAACAACACGGCTTTGCCCGTAATTTGCCTTGGCAGGTGAGTGATAGTGCAACGAATGACATGGCAGTGTTGACTCTCACCCTCAAGAGTAATGACCAAACTCGCTCTGTCTATCCCTTTGACTTCGAAGTTACCTTTACCTATCGATTAAAGGGCAACACCCTAGACATTGATCAGCGCTATACTAATCATTCCGCTGAACCGATGCCCTTTTCCACAGGTTTCCATCCCTACTTCTTGACGTCTGACAAAACTAAACTGGAGTTTGATATTCCTGCATCGGAGTATCAGGAGAAGCAAACTCAAGCAGTACATCCTTTCACTGGCAGTTTTGATTTTAGCTGTGATGAAATTGATGTAGCGTTTGGGCAACTCAGTGATAAGACTGCCAGTGTTACTGATCCTGAACGGGGATTAGCGATCGCATTGACCTACACTGATGTTTTCTCGACCTTGGTATTTTGGACAGTTCAAGGCAAGGACTTTTATTGCCTTGAACCTTGGAGTGCTCCCCGTAACGCTCTTAACACTGGGGAAAATTTAACTCACTTAGCTCCCGGAGAGAGTAGTGAGACATCGGTGAGGCTAACGGCGAAATTTTTCTAA
- a CDS encoding DUF6679 family protein translates to MLHRKIYQLCCDGREVCVFLRDQQRWIEQARIVDIEGDLVTIRYETDEEDEISSWEEMVRLESIGSVSHKLASVFRGNVDPIVSDDCPEAEQIHPRSQDLNQD, encoded by the coding sequence ATGCTACACCGCAAGATTTATCAACTCTGCTGCGATGGTCGTGAGGTCTGCGTTTTCTTGCGGGATCAGCAACGTTGGATTGAACAGGCCCGCATTGTTGATATCGAGGGAGATTTAGTCACAATTCGTTATGAAACAGACGAAGAGGATGAGATCAGTTCCTGGGAAGAAATGGTCCGCTTGGAAAGCATAGGCTCTGTGAGTCACAAGCTAGCTTCTGTTTTCCGAGGTAATGTTGATCCGATAGTCTCTGATGATTGTCCGGAGGCTGAACAAATTCACCCCCGCTCCCAAGACTTAAATCAGGACTAG
- a CDS encoding MBL fold metallo-hydrolase, producing MSNQRPVASSDQDDRLTCFPYGVGHGAEGVCLLVQMGPHRILLDCGLEDISPLQIDGIPPADLVLCSHAHSDHSQGLLALHQTFPQLPIYASEVTTQLLLLNWPELPPEDILPFCQALPWVTPVEFCEGLTAQLFPAGHLPGAAAFLLTYTTRHRTYRLLYTGDFFLSNSRLVEGLSLESLRGTQPDVVIVEGSYGTARHPHRRQQENQLVERIEQAIATNNSVVLPVPTLGLGQEILMLLRSHHNFTGRDLDIWVNGTVAAGCNAYLELLSHFPSSVQNFARHQALFWDERVRPRVRRLDPQQRDAIGKSPCIILTDLNIDWREYSQQENRSWVVLQPEHLKSVEDIMDDYGWLKVETYLLAQHGDCLGTTQLIHNLRPQHVIFVHGSPTYLADLAGLEELQNRYHLHTPAAGTLVELPIGETFIRPALPTETNYEGELHELDTLVYITLSRAIATDPRWQNFADTGLVEARWQGEELVLRGLSQRELLKQGGRAKIPINIECCGNCLYQRGQRCWNPASALYGFKVTLEGYCPVFERIEPLE from the coding sequence ATGAGCAATCAACGCCCAGTAGCATCCTCTGATCAGGATGACCGATTAACCTGCTTTCCTTACGGTGTTGGTCATGGTGCAGAAGGGGTTTGTTTGTTGGTGCAGATGGGGCCACACCGCATTCTCCTTGATTGTGGATTAGAAGACATTTCCCCCCTACAGATCGATGGGATACCACCAGCAGATTTAGTCCTGTGTAGCCACGCTCACTCAGACCATAGTCAGGGATTGCTGGCTCTTCACCAAACTTTTCCACAATTACCAATCTACGCCAGTGAGGTAACGACTCAACTATTACTACTCAACTGGCCAGAACTGCCTCCTGAGGATATTCTCCCATTTTGTCAAGCTCTCCCGTGGGTTACCCCTGTAGAATTCTGTGAGGGACTCACTGCTCAATTGTTCCCAGCTGGACACTTGCCAGGAGCAGCAGCATTTTTACTCACTTACACAACTCGCCATCGAACTTACCGACTGCTTTACACCGGTGACTTTTTCCTGTCTAACTCACGGCTGGTGGAGGGATTATCCCTTGAATCGCTCAGGGGGACACAGCCGGATGTGGTAATTGTAGAAGGCAGTTATGGCACTGCTCGACATCCCCATCGGCGGCAACAAGAAAATCAACTAGTAGAGCGTATTGAGCAGGCCATTGCTACCAATAACTCAGTTGTCTTGCCAGTGCCTACCTTAGGCCTAGGTCAAGAAATCCTGATGCTCCTGCGCTCTCATCACAACTTTACAGGACGCGACCTTGATATTTGGGTCAATGGAACCGTGGCTGCTGGTTGTAATGCTTACTTAGAACTGCTGTCTCACTTTCCCAGCTCAGTACAAAATTTTGCCAGACATCAAGCCTTGTTTTGGGATGAGCGGGTACGTCCTCGGGTGCGGCGGTTAGATCCCCAGCAGCGAGATGCTATCGGTAAATCTCCCTGTATTATCCTCACTGACTTAAACATAGATTGGAGGGAGTACTCGCAGCAAGAGAACCGTTCTTGGGTTGTCCTGCAACCGGAACATCTTAAATCTGTGGAGGATATAATGGATGACTACGGATGGCTTAAGGTTGAAACTTATCTGCTGGCTCAACATGGGGATTGTCTGGGCACCACCCAGTTGATTCATAATCTTCGACCTCAACATGTGATTTTTGTTCACGGTTCTCCTACCTACCTAGCTGATCTTGCTGGTTTGGAAGAGTTACAAAATCGATATCACCTCCATACGCCAGCAGCAGGAACACTGGTAGAACTTCCCATTGGTGAGACCTTTATCAGACCAGCTCTACCAACGGAAACAAACTATGAAGGAGAGTTGCATGAATTAGATACACTTGTCTATATCACTCTTTCAAGAGCGATCGCAACGGATCCTCGTTGGCAAAATTTCGCTGATACTGGTTTAGTAGAAGCCCGCTGGCAAGGAGAAGAACTGGTCTTGCGGGGATTGTCACAACGAGAACTACTCAAACAAGGGGGCAGAGCCAAGATACCAATTAATATCGAGTGTTGTGGTAATTGTCTGTACCAAAGAGGGCAGCGCTGCTGGAATCCAGCCTCAGCTCTCTATGGTTTTAAAGTAACACTGGAGGGGTACTGTCCAGTTTTTGAACGGATAGAACCCCTTGAGTAA
- a CDS encoding ABC transporter substrate-binding protein, with product MKEIYKIKRRQLLKLSSITLGSSVLAACTNQTSTPLTTEKKGKLDKIKFALGWKAEAEYGGFYQAAATGIYQNYDLDVIIQPTGPQSNPTQLLLGGVVDLSMGQAVDAIRAVQQGIPKITVASIFQKEIRILLAHPGVGNDSLAQLKGKPIFVAPGAITTYWPLLKAKYGFTDDQKRPYNFNVSPFLVDKNSAQQGILTSEPYIIEKEGGFKPNILSLAEAGYNPYTFTIETTKKLVETNPDLVQRFVDASIKGWYSYLENPEPANELIKKDNPEMKDDLIAYGLDKLKDYGIIISGDAEKLGIGAMTDERWESLFNQLVTVGVLDAKTDYKQAYTLEFVNKGVDFYKKN from the coding sequence ATGAAAGAAATCTATAAAATTAAGCGTCGCCAATTACTTAAACTTAGCTCCATCACTCTTGGTAGTAGTGTTTTGGCAGCTTGTACTAATCAAACCTCTACACCATTAACTACAGAAAAAAAAGGTAAATTAGATAAAATAAAATTTGCTTTGGGGTGGAAAGCTGAAGCAGAATACGGTGGTTTTTATCAGGCTGCCGCTACTGGAATTTATCAAAACTATGACCTAGATGTTATTATACAACCAACAGGTCCTCAGAGCAATCCCACCCAATTATTACTGGGGGGAGTAGTTGATTTAAGTATGGGACAGGCTGTTGATGCTATTAGAGCAGTGCAACAAGGTATTCCCAAAATTACTGTAGCAAGTATCTTCCAAAAAGAAATACGAATTCTATTGGCTCATCCAGGGGTAGGCAATGACTCTCTGGCACAATTAAAAGGTAAACCGATTTTTGTGGCTCCTGGAGCCATCACAACCTATTGGCCCCTACTCAAGGCAAAATACGGTTTTACAGATGACCAGAAACGCCCCTACAACTTCAATGTTAGCCCTTTCTTAGTAGATAAAAATTCAGCCCAACAGGGGATTTTGACCTCTGAACCATACATTATAGAAAAAGAAGGAGGCTTTAAGCCCAATATATTATCCTTAGCAGAGGCTGGTTATAATCCCTATACTTTCACCATTGAAACCACGAAGAAACTCGTTGAAACTAACCCCGATCTGGTGCAGCGATTTGTTGATGCATCAATCAAAGGATGGTATAGCTATCTAGAGAATCCCGAACCAGCCAATGAGCTGATCAAAAAAGATAATCCAGAGATGAAGGATGACCTCATTGCCTATGGTCTGGATAAGCTTAAAGACTATGGTATTATCATCTCTGGCGATGCCGAAAAACTTGGCATTGGGGCAATGACCGATGAACGTTGGGAAAGTTTGTTCAATCAGTTAGTTACGGTTGGTGTACTTGATGCAAAGACTGATTACAAACAAGCCTACACCTTGGAATTTGTCAATAAAGGAGTAGATTTTTATAAAAAAAATTAG
- a CDS encoding ABC transporter ATP-binding protein, producing the protein MNQKPAISLTHVNKTFDNGTVALKDLNLNINKSEFISLVGPSGCGKSTLLRIIAGLSTMSSGNIEWSDRAHQKEIAFVFQEAALMPWATVMGNVRLPLKLARVSKKVADHAIKEALQLVGLESFAQSYPRQLSGGMKMRVSIARALVTSPKVLLMDEPFGALDDITRTKLNLELLDLWSKKHWTVVFVTHNIYEAVYLSNRVVVMAARPGRVVADITIDEPSPRNEQFRTSLVYTKYCQKVAEQLSKGMNYE; encoded by the coding sequence ATGAACCAAAAACCAGCTATTTCTCTTACCCATGTCAATAAAACTTTTGACAATGGTACTGTAGCCCTAAAAGATCTAAATCTCAACATCAATAAGTCTGAATTCATTAGTCTGGTTGGACCATCGGGATGTGGTAAGAGTACCCTGCTACGCATCATTGCTGGACTAAGCACTATGAGTTCGGGAAACATAGAATGGAGCGATCGCGCCCACCAAAAGGAGATAGCTTTTGTCTTCCAAGAAGCAGCACTAATGCCTTGGGCAACGGTAATGGGAAATGTGCGATTGCCTCTTAAATTGGCTAGGGTCTCTAAAAAAGTTGCTGATCATGCTATTAAAGAAGCGCTCCAATTAGTTGGACTGGAAAGTTTTGCCCAATCCTATCCCCGTCAACTATCCGGTGGCATGAAAATGCGAGTCTCTATTGCCAGAGCTCTTGTTACTTCTCCCAAGGTATTGCTGATGGATGAGCCGTTTGGAGCCTTGGATGATATCACTCGTACTAAGCTTAACCTGGAGTTACTTGATTTGTGGAGTAAAAAACACTGGACTGTGGTTTTTGTGACTCACAATATTTATGAAGCCGTATATCTATCCAATCGGGTGGTAGTAATGGCAGCTCGTCCAGGTCGAGTAGTGGCGGATATAACTATTGATGAACCATCACCACGTAACGAACAGTTTCGTACATCCTTAGTTTATACCAAATATTGTCAGAAGGTGGCTGAGCAGTTGTCAAAAGGGATGAATTATGAGTGA
- a CDS encoding ABC transporter permease, with amino-acid sequence MKKNKALVLGKLKLNHLLSIDIIAPVAVGILVFLVWDISVRVTSTPSYILPGPLLIIKVLIRDWNSLFQPLLITIKITVAAFITAAVSGLLIAMLMAQSKWIEKSLYPYAVVLQTMPIAAIAPLIIIWLRNNTFAALVICAWIVAFFPIISNTTFGLNSIDSNLSDLFRLYKASRWQTMLYLRLPSALPYFLAALRISGGLALIGAVVAEFVAGTGGANSGIAYQMLIAGYNLEIPRMFAALFMISSLGILIFVLLTTLSNLVLGQWHESSLRRDN; translated from the coding sequence ATGAAAAAAAATAAAGCCTTGGTTCTGGGAAAGCTAAAACTGAACCATTTGCTGTCTATCGATATTATAGCCCCTGTGGCAGTGGGAATCCTGGTGTTTCTGGTGTGGGATATATCTGTTCGAGTGACTAGTACGCCCTCCTACATATTACCAGGTCCTTTGCTAATTATCAAGGTATTAATTAGGGACTGGAACAGTTTATTTCAGCCATTGCTGATCACCATAAAAATCACTGTAGCGGCCTTTATAACAGCAGCAGTTTCAGGCTTGCTAATTGCCATGTTAATGGCTCAGAGTAAGTGGATTGAAAAAAGCTTATATCCCTATGCAGTAGTTCTGCAAACAATGCCTATTGCTGCGATCGCGCCTTTAATTATTATTTGGCTGAGGAACAATACCTTCGCTGCTTTGGTAATTTGTGCTTGGATTGTAGCATTCTTTCCGATTATTTCTAATACGACGTTTGGTTTAAATAGTATCGATTCCAACTTAAGTGACCTGTTCCGGCTTTACAAAGCATCTCGCTGGCAGACAATGCTGTATCTGCGACTACCAAGTGCTTTACCCTATTTTTTAGCTGCATTACGTATCAGTGGTGGATTAGCCTTAATCGGAGCAGTAGTAGCTGAGTTTGTTGCCGGTACAGGCGGTGCTAATTCAGGAATTGCTTATCAAATGCTAATTGCTGGCTACAATCTCGAAATTCCCCGGATGTTTGCTGCTTTGTTTATGATTAGTAGTCTAGGTATTTTGATTTTTGTACTCTTGACCACCTTATCCAACTTGGTTCTGGGGCAATGGCATGAAAGTTCTCTCAGAAGAGATAATTGA
- a CDS encoding glycosyltransferase family 2 protein, with protein MPEKNKPLVSIIIPAYQAENTIAQAIKSLIGQTYSNWEVAIGSDDGVDYLSLLSRQGINDPRLKQAFTGGCGSGEGPARNTAVAISTGEVIANLDADDAYEPNRLAEMVPLAMTYGAAIDNTGVYNTDLIMYKCPFRDRTTVTFATADDILKPRVPFFPVFRRKFLGRGWTKVPFAADVMFNLELLSRVGKIAIHPQPLYQYYKRQNSITQSATAFETAQLAYHKILALLDAGELDLTEDIRSAATEEFSQNLRLNRVFRQYMQSGRCQNLEEFLDMTENGHADWLKSELEMEQL; from the coding sequence ATGCCTGAGAAAAATAAACCCCTAGTCAGCATTATCATTCCAGCATACCAAGCGGAAAATACAATCGCACAAGCTATCAAAAGCCTTATAGGACAGACCTATTCAAACTGGGAGGTGGCGATCGGTTCGGACGATGGAGTAGACTACTTATCCTTGCTATCTCGCCAAGGTATTAACGATCCGCGATTGAAACAAGCATTTACAGGGGGGTGTGGCAGTGGAGAAGGTCCCGCCCGCAACACAGCGGTAGCAATTTCTACTGGGGAGGTGATTGCCAACCTAGATGCTGATGATGCCTATGAACCAAACCGTCTAGCAGAAATGGTTCCTCTGGCCATGACCTATGGTGCTGCAATCGACAACACTGGCGTGTACAACACTGACCTAATTATGTACAAGTGTCCATTCCGCGATCGCACCACGGTTACCTTTGCTACGGCGGACGACATCCTCAAACCTCGTGTGCCTTTTTTCCCAGTTTTCCGCCGGAAATTTTTGGGTCGAGGTTGGACTAAAGTTCCCTTTGCTGCCGACGTTATGTTCAATCTTGAGCTGTTAAGCCGAGTTGGAAAGATAGCAATCCATCCTCAGCCCCTTTACCAATACTACAAGCGTCAGAATTCTATCACGCAATCAGCGACAGCTTTTGAAACTGCTCAACTAGCCTATCATAAAATTCTGGCACTGCTGGATGCTGGGGAACTTGATCTTACTGAAGATATCCGCAGCGCAGCCACAGAGGAGTTCTCCCAAAATCTACGCCTCAATCGCGTGTTCCGTCAGTATATGCAGTCAGGACGCTGCCAAAATCTTGAGGAATTTCTCGATATGACCGAGAACGGACATGCTGACTGGCTCAAGTCTGAATTGGAAATGGAACAATTGTAA
- a CDS encoding SDR family NAD(P)-dependent oxidoreductase yields the protein MDLRGKVALITGGGIRVGRALVIALAKAGCDVFIHYGRSADAAAEVKAEAESLGVRAITYSANLADPVATDTIIPQAVETFGKIDILINSASIFPEEDLFAQTDVALWDKIFAINLRAPFQLSQEFAKQLPQNRNGKIININDAGIAKPDTNHFAYRITKRGLWDMTKIMALELAPRITVNGLALGQILEPPGDPDPQAFMENYARKFIPLKIPGNTKVVTDSALFLLEQDFLTGSTITLDGGQYI from the coding sequence ATGGACTTAAGGGGAAAAGTGGCCCTTATAACTGGGGGTGGCATTCGGGTAGGGCGTGCTCTTGTTATCGCTCTTGCTAAAGCTGGGTGCGATGTCTTTATTCATTACGGACGCTCTGCTGATGCAGCTGCTGAAGTCAAAGCCGAAGCAGAGTCCTTGGGAGTGCGAGCTATTACCTACTCCGCTAATCTCGCCGACCCCGTGGCCACAGACACTATTATCCCTCAAGCAGTTGAAACCTTTGGAAAAATCGACATCCTGATTAATAGCGCTTCTATCTTCCCAGAAGAAGATCTATTTGCCCAGACTGATGTCGCTTTGTGGGATAAAATTTTTGCCATTAACCTTCGTGCCCCCTTCCAACTCAGTCAAGAGTTTGCCAAGCAACTTCCCCAAAATAGGAATGGCAAAATTATTAATATTAACGATGCTGGTATTGCCAAGCCAGATACTAACCATTTTGCCTATCGAATTACTAAACGGGGATTGTGGGATATGACAAAAATTATGGCATTGGAATTAGCCCCCCGCATTACAGTAAATGGTTTAGCGCTGGGACAAATTCTCGAACCTCCAGGGGACCCAGACCCTCAAGCTTTTATGGAAAATTATGCCCGTAAGTTTATTCCATTAAAAATCCCTGGAAATACCAAAGTAGTAACGGACAGCGCCCTGTTTTTACTCGAACAAGATTTTCTAACGGGTAGCACGATTACGCTGGATGGTGGTCAATATATTTAG
- a CDS encoding transposase: protein MLVLAYKAVVKKTQAKAINEAIRTSQFVRNKVLRYWLDHPRVAKKKQHHLQYSIM, encoded by the coding sequence ATGTTGGTACTGGCATACAAGGCTGTAGTCAAAAAAACTCAAGCTAAAGCAATAAATGAAGCTATTCGGACATCTCAATTTGTGCGCAATAAAGTACTTAGATACTGGCTCGACCATCCCCGTGTTGCTAAGAAAAAGCAACACCACTTACAATACTCAATTATGTAG
- the folK gene encoding 2-amino-4-hydroxy-6-hydroxymethyldihydropteridine diphosphokinase translates to MVYNSGKLVTTKLSFSAIALGSNLGDSRAILEAALRKLDQTLGVTVKLCSSWYKTAPVGPPQADYINGCALLEVQLSPQKLLETLLGIEQEFGRVRQEHWGPRTLDLDLLLFDDLILQTPELQIPHPRMRQRAFVLVPLVEIAPDWVEPVSGQSIFQLVQKLDCSGVKLLSDTSLVGFTK, encoded by the coding sequence ATGGTCTATAACTCTGGAAAATTGGTAACCACAAAGCTTTCATTTAGCGCGATCGCTCTTGGCAGTAACCTGGGTGACTCTCGTGCCATTCTAGAAGCTGCCCTCAGAAAACTCGACCAAACCCTAGGCGTTACCGTAAAATTGTGTTCTAGTTGGTATAAAACTGCACCAGTTGGACCCCCACAAGCTGATTATATCAATGGTTGTGCCCTTTTGGAAGTGCAACTAAGTCCCCAGAAATTGCTAGAGACTCTGCTAGGAATTGAACAAGAGTTTGGTAGAGTCCGTCAGGAACATTGGGGACCACGAACCCTAGACCTAGATTTACTTTTATTTGATGATTTGATTCTACAGACACCTGAGCTCCAAATCCCTCACCCGCGTATGAGACAGAGAGCTTTTGTGCTAGTTCCCTTGGTAGAAATTGCTCCTGATTGGGTAGAACCAGTCTCGGGACAGAGTATTTTCCAACTCGTTCAAAAGCTAGACTGTTCTGGAGTTAAGTTGTTGTCTGATACTTCGCTAGTAGGTTTTACCAAGTAA
- a CDS encoding NUDIX domain-containing protein → MPNKSTPNKSTIKPVSVQKQFPLTTVGALVVNPSRQVLIVKTTKWKGLWGVPGGKVEWGETLESALLREFREEVGLELTQVSFGLLQEAVLDSNFVREAHFIMVNYYAFSASETITPNEEIEEWVWVTPQQAMEYPLNTYTRVLIEDYLQRQLD, encoded by the coding sequence ATGCCAAATAAAAGCACACCAAATAAAAGCACAATTAAACCAGTATCCGTGCAGAAGCAGTTTCCCTTGACTACTGTAGGGGCACTTGTTGTCAATCCTAGTAGACAAGTCTTAATTGTCAAAACTACTAAGTGGAAGGGTTTATGGGGTGTACCGGGAGGTAAAGTAGAATGGGGCGAAACCCTAGAATCGGCACTTCTAAGGGAGTTTCGAGAAGAAGTTGGTCTAGAGTTAACCCAAGTGAGCTTTGGGTTGTTACAAGAAGCGGTGCTAGACTCTAACTTTGTCCGAGAAGCCCACTTCATTATGGTCAACTACTATGCATTCTCTGCTAGCGAAACGATAACGCCCAACGAAGAAATTGAGGAATGGGTATGGGTTACTCCCCAACAGGCAATGGAGTATCCCCTCAATACCTATACTCGCGTGTTGATTGAGGATTATCTGCAAAGGCAACTTGATTAA
- the clpP gene encoding ATP-dependent Clp endopeptidase proteolytic subunit ClpP, translated as MIPTVIEQSGRGERAFDIYSRLLRERIVFLGQQVDSDLANLVVAQLLFLEADDQEKDIYLYINSPGGSVTAGMGIFDTMNQVAPDVCTICVGLAASMGAFLLSAGAKGKRMSLPHSRIMIHQPLGGAQGQASDIEIQAKEILYHKQQLNNYLAEHTGQPLEKIQEDTERDFFMSATEAKDYGLIDQVIERRPIATPLPTQ; from the coding sequence CTCGTTTGTTGCGAGAGCGCATTGTATTCCTCGGACAACAGGTTGATTCTGACTTAGCTAACTTAGTGGTTGCCCAATTACTCTTTCTAGAAGCCGATGACCAGGAAAAAGATATTTACCTGTACATCAACTCTCCTGGCGGTTCAGTGACTGCGGGCATGGGCATTTTCGATACGATGAATCAAGTTGCTCCGGACGTATGCACTATCTGTGTTGGACTAGCAGCTAGTATGGGGGCTTTCTTACTCAGTGCTGGTGCTAAGGGTAAACGCATGAGCTTGCCTCACTCCCGGATTATGATTCATCAGCCACTGGGAGGAGCACAGGGACAGGCAAGCGATATAGAAATCCAAGCAAAAGAAATCCTGTACCACAAGCAGCAGCTAAACAATTATTTAGCAGAACATACCGGTCAGCCACTGGAAAAGATTCAGGAGGATACCGAGCGGGATTTCTTTATGTCAGCGACTGAGGCTAAGGACTATGGTTTAATCGACCAGGTCATTGAGCGACGTCCCATAGCAACCCCTCTCCCAACACAATAA